A single window of Armatimonadota bacterium DNA harbors:
- a CDS encoding biotin/lipoyl-containing protein — translation MRRAAVLALILGIPGWARLTDAASLPSPDPDLVRATIGGVVVEVVSAGERVREGDPLVYVRTSTKPREVAARAPRDGVVAEVLVRAGQRIQIGDPVVRLAPR, via the coding sequence ATGCGGCGCGCGGCGGTTTTGGCGTTGATTTTGGGGATCCCGGGCTGGGCCCGGCTGACGGACGCGGCTTCCCTCCCCTCCCCGGATCCGGACCTCGTACGGGCCACCATCGGCGGCGTGGTGGTGGAAGTCGTCTCCGCGGGAGAGCGGGTGAGGGAGGGGGATCCGCTGGTCTACGTCCGCACCAGCACCAAGCCCCGGGAGGTGGCGGCGCGCGCTCCCCGGGACGGGGTGGTGGCAGAGGTCCTGGTACGCGCAGGACAGCGGATCCAGATCGGCGATCCCGTGGTGCGCCTCGCGCCGCGGTGA
- the wecB gene encoding UDP-N-acetylglucosamine 2-epimerase (non-hydrolyzing), with product MRPIPLLVVVGTRPDAVKMAPVVLELRADPAFAPVLVATAQHREMLDQVLRLFHLTPDVDLNVMRPRQTLTEVTARTLEGLDACIRRVRPEMVLVQGDAAPSFCGALAAFYHRVPVAHVEAGLRTRNKYHPFPEEMYRRMAGVLADLHFAPTPIARQNLLREGVEAHRIHVTGNTVIDALRWITTRDPSPDPGLPVRPDARMILVTAHRRENWGEPLRRICAAVRVLVERFEDVEVVFPVHRNPVVREVAFRELRDLARVHLLDPPDYGPFVALERRAYLILTDSGGVQEEAPTFGTPVLVLRETTERPEGIEAGVAKLVGTDPDRIVEEASRLLRDPEAHARMANATNPYGDGRAAVRIRQILRVHFGLSDRLPEPFDPASPLAGEPATREVR from the coding sequence ATGCGGCCGATTCCTCTCCTCGTGGTGGTGGGCACCCGACCGGATGCGGTGAAGATGGCGCCCGTGGTCCTCGAGCTGCGGGCAGATCCCGCCTTCGCCCCCGTCCTGGTGGCCACCGCCCAGCACCGGGAGATGCTGGACCAGGTTCTGCGACTCTTTCACCTCACCCCGGACGTGGACCTCAACGTGATGCGGCCCCGTCAGACCCTCACGGAGGTCACCGCCCGTACCCTGGAGGGTCTGGACGCGTGCATCCGCCGGGTGCGGCCCGAGATGGTGCTGGTGCAGGGGGATGCGGCCCCCAGCTTCTGCGGGGCCCTCGCGGCCTTCTACCACCGGGTGCCCGTCGCCCACGTGGAGGCGGGGTTGCGCACCCGCAACAAGTACCACCCCTTCCCCGAGGAGATGTACCGTCGCATGGCCGGGGTTCTGGCGGACCTCCACTTCGCCCCCACGCCCATCGCCCGCCAGAACCTGCTCCGGGAGGGGGTGGAGGCCCATCGCATCCACGTGACGGGCAACACGGTGATCGATGCCCTCCGGTGGATCACCACGCGGGACCCCTCCCCCGATCCCGGGCTGCCCGTGCGCCCGGATGCCCGCATGATCCTGGTCACCGCCCACCGCCGGGAGAACTGGGGGGAGCCCCTCCGGCGCATCTGTGCGGCGGTACGCGTCCTCGTGGAGCGGTTTGAGGACGTGGAGGTGGTCTTCCCCGTGCACCGGAATCCCGTGGTCCGGGAGGTGGCGTTCCGCGAGCTCCGGGATCTGGCTCGGGTGCACCTCCTGGATCCTCCGGACTACGGCCCCTTCGTGGCCCTGGAGCGCCGGGCCTACCTCATCCTCACGGACTCGGGAGGGGTGCAGGAGGAGGCTCCCACCTTCGGCACCCCCGTCCTCGTGCTCCGGGAGACCACGGAGCGGCCGGAGGGGATCGAGGCGGGAGTTGCGAAGTTGGTGGGAACGGATCCGGACCGCATCGTGGAGGAGGCGAGCCGGCTGCTTCGGGACCCCGAGGCTCACGCCCGGATGGCGAATGCCACCAATCCCTACGGGGACGGCCGGGCCGCGGTGCGCATCCGCCAGATCCTGCGGGTGCACTTCGGGCTTTCGGACCGCCTTCCGGAGCCCTTCGACCCCGCCTCCCCGCTCGCGGGGGAACCGGCGACCCGGGAGGTCCGTTGA
- a CDS encoding MraY family glycosyltransferase, translating into MFIPPYVVSAVVAWFVTYWTTPTARWIARRTGAVDYPGGRRINRRPLPRLGGVALFCGIFLSALLTLPLPGPIALVREPKHFVLAIPYGPVDGRLLGVVLGAVAITALGVVDDLRQLPGRTKFPLIYLAAAIPVLFGVTTPFLTNPLTGKLVPLGVLGQLFTVAWVGSAAIAMNSIDGVDGLAAGIAAIVAATFFAAATALRSGPGIPVLCAAVVGSCVGFLRYNFNPARVIMGDGGALLLGYLLGAISVVGMFKTLTVISLAVPLVAMGIPILDTALAIVRRVRKGVPVFQPDREHLHHRLLDRGLSQRQTVFLLYGLSALLAVLALWIAGSVRPEISVLLALVLGGSLWVSAWRLGLLHRTPTRGSEVSRT; encoded by the coding sequence ATGTTCATCCCGCCGTACGTGGTGAGCGCCGTGGTCGCTTGGTTCGTCACCTACTGGACCACGCCCACCGCCCGCTGGATCGCCCGCCGCACGGGAGCCGTGGATTACCCGGGCGGCCGGCGCATCAACCGCAGGCCCCTCCCGCGCCTGGGCGGGGTCGCCCTCTTCTGCGGGATCTTCCTCTCCGCGCTCCTCACCCTGCCCCTTCCGGGCCCCATCGCCCTGGTGCGGGAGCCGAAGCATTTCGTGCTGGCGATCCCCTATGGCCCCGTGGACGGGCGGCTGTTGGGCGTGGTCCTGGGGGCCGTGGCGATCACCGCCCTGGGGGTGGTGGACGACCTCCGGCAGCTTCCGGGCCGCACCAAGTTCCCCCTGATCTATCTCGCGGCCGCCATCCCTGTGCTCTTCGGCGTCACCACCCCCTTCCTCACCAACCCGCTCACCGGGAAGCTGGTGCCCCTCGGGGTGCTGGGCCAGCTGTTCACCGTGGCCTGGGTGGGGTCCGCGGCCATCGCCATGAACTCCATCGACGGGGTGGATGGGCTCGCGGCAGGGATCGCGGCCATCGTGGCGGCCACCTTCTTCGCCGCGGCCACGGCCCTGCGGAGCGGGCCGGGGATCCCGGTGCTGTGCGCCGCGGTGGTCGGAAGCTGCGTGGGCTTTCTGCGCTACAACTTCAACCCCGCCCGGGTGATCATGGGCGACGGGGGAGCCCTGCTGCTGGGCTACCTCCTGGGCGCCATCTCCGTGGTGGGGATGTTCAAGACTCTCACCGTGATCAGCCTGGCGGTCCCGCTCGTGGCCATGGGGATTCCCATTCTCGACACCGCCTTGGCCATAGTGCGACGGGTGCGCAAGGGGGTACCGGTGTTCCAGCCAGATCGGGAACACCTCCATCACCGGCTTCTGGACCGGGGACTCTCGCAGCGCCAGACGGTGTTCCTGCTGTACGGGCTTTCCGCGCTCCTCGCCGTCCTCGCCTTGTGGATCGCGGGGAGCGTGCGGCCCGAGATCTCCGTCCTGCTGGCCCTCGTTTTGGGGGGTAGCCTCTGGGTCTCTGCCTGGCGGCTGGGACTCCTGCACCGCACGCCGACCCGCGGATCCGAGGTCTCCCGAACCTAG
- a CDS encoding ribose-phosphate pyrophosphokinase, giving the protein MRQDPPKLFAGTANVALARRVAAHLDVPLAEMVVSRFPDGEVRVRIDESVRGRDCFLLQPTCPPVNENLVEALVILDALRRASARRITAVIPYFGYARQDRKLGPREPISAKLVANLLVRAGADHILCVDLHAGQVGGFFDIPLDHLTARNLFADYFLRKGLANVVVVSPDIGGLKRARDFARAIGAPVAVCDKRREQPNQVSEIVHVIGKVYRRTAILVDDIVDTAGTLVAAAEALVRRGVAEIYACCTHPVLSDPAVDRIQASPIRELVVTDSIPIPPHKRIEKIRVISIARLVAEAILSIHENTSVSELLEEPQPAEVIL; this is encoded by the coding sequence ATGAGGCAGGACCCCCCCAAGCTCTTCGCCGGTACCGCGAACGTGGCCCTGGCCCGCAGGGTGGCCGCGCACCTCGACGTGCCGCTCGCGGAGATGGTGGTCTCCCGCTTTCCGGACGGGGAGGTCCGGGTGCGGATCGACGAGAGCGTGCGGGGGCGGGACTGCTTCCTCCTCCAGCCCACCTGCCCACCCGTGAACGAGAACCTGGTGGAGGCCCTGGTAATTCTGGACGCCCTGCGGCGGGCCTCCGCCCGTCGCATCACGGCGGTGATCCCTTACTTCGGGTACGCCCGCCAGGACCGGAAGCTGGGCCCCCGGGAACCCATCTCCGCGAAGCTGGTGGCGAACCTCCTTGTGCGGGCGGGCGCGGACCACATCCTCTGCGTGGATCTTCACGCGGGGCAGGTGGGGGGCTTTTTCGACATCCCCCTCGACCACCTCACCGCCCGCAACCTCTTCGCGGACTACTTCCTCCGCAAGGGCCTAGCCAACGTGGTGGTGGTCTCCCCCGACATCGGGGGCCTCAAGCGGGCCCGGGACTTCGCCCGGGCCATCGGGGCTCCCGTGGCGGTCTGCGATAAGCGCCGGGAACAGCCCAACCAGGTGAGCGAGATCGTACACGTGATCGGGAAGGTGTACCGGCGCACCGCCATCCTGGTCGACGACATCGTGGACACCGCGGGAACCCTCGTGGCCGCCGCGGAGGCGTTGGTCCGTCGCGGGGTGGCGGAGATCTATGCCTGCTGCACCCACCCCGTGCTCTCGGATCCCGCGGTGGATCGCATCCAGGCGAGTCCCATCCGGGAGCTGGTGGTCACGGACTCCATCCCCATCCCGCCCCACAAGCGCATCGAGAAGATCCGGGTGATCTCCATCGCCCGCCTGGTGGCGGAAGCCATCCTGAGCATCCACGAGAACACCTCCGTGAGCGAGCTGTTGGAGGAGCCGCAGCCCGCGGAGGTGATCCTTTAG
- the glmU gene encoding bifunctional UDP-N-acetylglucosamine diphosphorylase/glucosamine-1-phosphate N-acetyltransferase GlmU, whose amino-acid sequence MSVAAVVLAAGKGKRMRSRLPKVLHPLCGRPMVLYVLEALRPVVQGPLVVVVGEGAELVRAALPEEVSVAVQAHPLGTGHAVACALPHLEGFEGPVIVVYGDTPLVRTEVFRLLLERHRAEGNAATLVSTLLPDPRGYGRVIRSSDGAFDRIVEEADAAPEERAVQEVNTGVGCFEARGLREVLPHLRADNAQGEYYLTDAFRLLREGGSRVGILRVEGGEEVMGINTRKELAQAEAALRRRVLEELMASGVTVIDPATTYVDPRARIGPDTVIHPFTVIEGETVIGQGCTLGPGAHLISARLGDGVRVWWSVVEHSEIGEGSRVGPYAHLRPGCVLGRGVEVGNFAELKNARIGDRTKVHHVSYLGDAQVGREVNIGAGTVTCNLRYGVAGKQQTVIEDGAFIGSDTMLQAPVRVGAGAVTGAGTVVTHDLPPGAVAVGVPARVIRTVKPKSER is encoded by the coding sequence ATGAGTGTGGCGGCGGTGGTCCTGGCCGCGGGGAAGGGCAAGCGCATGCGCTCCCGGCTCCCCAAGGTCCTCCACCCGCTCTGCGGCCGCCCCATGGTCCTCTATGTCCTCGAAGCCCTGCGGCCCGTGGTGCAAGGCCCCCTCGTGGTGGTGGTGGGCGAGGGCGCGGAGCTTGTGCGGGCGGCGCTCCCGGAGGAAGTGTCCGTGGCGGTTCAGGCCCATCCCCTCGGCACGGGACATGCGGTGGCCTGCGCCCTGCCCCACCTGGAGGGGTTCGAGGGCCCCGTGATCGTGGTCTACGGGGACACCCCCCTCGTACGCACGGAGGTCTTCCGGCTGCTCCTGGAACGACACCGGGCGGAGGGCAACGCGGCCACCCTGGTGAGCACCCTGCTTCCGGACCCCAGGGGCTACGGCCGGGTGATCCGGAGTTCGGATGGTGCCTTTGACCGGATCGTGGAGGAGGCGGATGCGGCACCGGAGGAGCGGGCCGTCCAGGAGGTGAATACGGGGGTCGGGTGCTTCGAGGCGAGGGGGTTACGGGAGGTCTTGCCCCACCTCCGTGCGGACAACGCCCAGGGGGAGTATTATCTCACCGACGCCTTCCGGCTTCTTCGGGAGGGAGGAAGCCGGGTGGGGATCCTGCGGGTGGAAGGGGGGGAGGAGGTTATGGGCATCAATACGAGGAAGGAGCTCGCCCAGGCGGAGGCGGCGCTGCGCCGGAGGGTCCTTGAGGAACTGATGGCGTCCGGGGTCACGGTCATAGACCCCGCCACCACCTACGTGGACCCCCGGGCCCGGATCGGCCCGGACACCGTGATCCACCCGTTCACCGTGATCGAGGGGGAGACCGTGATAGGACAGGGGTGCACCCTCGGTCCGGGAGCGCACCTCATCTCCGCCCGCCTGGGAGACGGGGTCCGGGTGTGGTGGTCCGTGGTGGAGCACAGCGAGATCGGGGAGGGCTCCCGGGTCGGTCCGTACGCGCACCTGCGGCCCGGGTGTGTGCTGGGCCGGGGCGTGGAAGTGGGGAACTTCGCGGAGCTGAAGAACGCGCGGATCGGGGATCGCACGAAGGTCCACCATGTCTCCTATCTGGGGGATGCCCAGGTCGGGCGGGAGGTGAACATCGGGGCAGGGACGGTGACCTGCAATCTGCGGTATGGTGTAGCTGGAAAGCAGCAGACGGTGATCGAGGACGGCGCCTTCATCGGAAGCGATACCATGCTCCAGGCCCCGGTGCGGGTGGGTGCGGGGGCGGTGACGGGAGCCGGGACGGTGGTGACCCACGACCTCCCGCCGGGCGCGGTGGCGGTGGGTGTTCCCGCGCGGGTGATCCGTACCGTGAAACCGAAGTCGGAAAGATGA
- a CDS encoding TerC family protein, with protein sequence MNIETILWVVFHVVVAGMLAVDLGVFQRTPHKLSLREAVAWSVVWIVAALFFNAGVWVLEGPQRGMEWLTAYLVEKALSVDNLFVFLVIFTYFGVPGHLQPRVLLWGVLGAVVMRATLIVAGVTLVHLFHWILYFFGALLVYTGWKLLRHRDDEPVDPSRNRVLHLVRRYFPVTEDYGRGRFFERRDGRVWATPLFLVVAVVESTDLMFAIDSIPAVLAITHDLFIAYTSNIFAILGLRALFFALAGIMEMFRYLKYGLSVVLMFIGVKMLIADLYKIPIGVSLGVVATILAGSVLASRLIPAPEAPEPPASSPE encoded by the coding sequence ATGAACATCGAGACGATCCTGTGGGTCGTGTTCCACGTGGTGGTGGCGGGAATGCTGGCCGTGGACCTGGGGGTGTTCCAGCGCACCCCCCACAAGCTCTCCCTGCGGGAGGCGGTGGCATGGAGCGTGGTGTGGATCGTGGCCGCCCTCTTCTTCAACGCGGGCGTTTGGGTTCTGGAAGGACCCCAGCGGGGGATGGAATGGCTCACCGCCTACCTCGTGGAGAAAGCCCTGAGCGTGGACAACCTCTTCGTCTTCCTCGTTATCTTCACATATTTCGGGGTGCCCGGCCACCTCCAGCCCCGGGTGCTTCTGTGGGGGGTGCTGGGCGCGGTGGTGATGCGGGCCACCCTCATCGTCGCGGGCGTGACCCTGGTGCACCTCTTCCACTGGATCCTGTACTTCTTCGGGGCCCTGCTGGTCTACACCGGCTGGAAGCTCCTCCGACACCGGGACGACGAGCCCGTGGACCCCTCCCGGAACCGGGTCCTGCACCTGGTGCGGCGGTACTTCCCCGTGACGGAGGACTACGGCCGGGGCCGGTTCTTCGAACGGCGGGACGGGAGGGTGTGGGCCACCCCCCTCTTCCTCGTGGTGGCGGTGGTGGAGAGTACCGATCTGATGTTCGCCATCGACTCCATTCCCGCGGTGCTGGCCATCACCCACGACCTGTTCATCGCCTACACCTCCAACATCTTCGCCATCCTGGGCCTGCGGGCGCTCTTCTTCGCCCTGGCCGGGATCATGGAGATGTTCCGGTACCTGAAGTACGGGCTCTCCGTGGTCCTCATGTTCATCGGCGTGAAGATGCTCATCGCGGATCTCTACAAGATCCCCATCGGGGTCTCCCTGGGCGTGGTGGCCACCATCCTGGCCGGCAGCGTGCTCGCCTCCCGTCTGATCCCGGCGCCGGAAGCGCCGGAGCCCCCGGCCTCCTCTCCGGAGTAG
- a CDS encoding low molecular weight protein-tyrosine-phosphatase: MRILFVCTANMARSPMAEAIFRALCREAEIPCEVDSAGTMDYRVGDPPPPPTLAVLERHGLRTDHRARLVTPEDLRAHDLVVAVDRANLEVLRAMAPPGTEGRLRLLSAFGPPGTPEDIPDPRVTGDFEGTYRLIEACCRGLLEFLRNST, translated from the coding sequence ATGAGGATCCTGTTCGTCTGCACCGCGAACATGGCTCGGTCTCCCATGGCGGAGGCCATCTTCCGGGCCCTCTGCAGGGAGGCGGAGATCCCGTGCGAGGTGGACTCCGCGGGGACCATGGACTACCGGGTGGGGGATCCACCTCCTCCTCCAACCCTGGCGGTCCTGGAGCGGCACGGGCTGCGGACGGATCACCGGGCACGCCTGGTCACGCCGGAGGACCTCCGCGCGCACGACCTCGTGGTGGCCGTGGACCGCGCGAATCTGGAGGTCCTGCGGGCCATGGCGCCCCCGGGCACGGAGGGGAGGCTGCGACTGCTGTCGGCGTTCGGGCCTCCGGGCACTCCGGAGGACATTCCGGACCCCCGGGTCACCGGGGACTTCGAGGGAACGTATCGCCTCATCGAGGCGTGCTGTCGAGGGCTCCTGGAGTTCCTGCGGAACTCGACCTAG
- a CDS encoding COX15/CtaA family protein, protein MPIPRARAFARYAAVLVGLTYALIVLGGVVRTTGSGDACPDWPLCHGRIIPPPQPRVLLEYAHRLVASGVGLLTAGAVVWAHRLPEPPGLRPLAWTALALVAVQGLVGGVVVLSGLEDWTVVVHLGLALLVLAVLLALAFRASGVVARGGGLRPYILLVLGTLYLLILLGGYVGASAAGLACPDWPLCRGRILPPPLPGVHVHFTHRVLALVGLVLLAGLVRRTRSLTPGPRRAAHLAAALYGLQILVGALNKWFLLHPAVVSVHLALAALIWGAVVTVFCLEGARR, encoded by the coding sequence ATGCCCATCCCACGCGCGAGGGCGTTCGCCCGGTACGCGGCGGTCCTGGTGGGCCTCACGTATGCCCTCATCGTCCTGGGCGGCGTCGTGCGGACCACGGGCTCCGGGGACGCGTGTCCGGACTGGCCCCTCTGCCACGGTCGGATCATCCCGCCGCCACAGCCCAGGGTGCTCCTGGAGTACGCCCACCGGCTCGTGGCGAGCGGCGTGGGCCTGCTGACCGCGGGAGCCGTCGTCTGGGCCCACCGCCTTCCGGAGCCACCCGGTCTTCGTCCGCTTGCGTGGACGGCCCTGGCGCTTGTGGCGGTGCAGGGGCTCGTGGGAGGCGTCGTGGTCCTGAGCGGGCTTGAGGATTGGACCGTGGTGGTGCACTTGGGACTGGCGCTTCTGGTGCTCGCCGTCCTGCTGGCTCTCGCCTTCCGGGCCTCCGGGGTTGTGGCGCGGGGCGGAGGTCTCCGGCCGTACATCCTCCTGGTGCTCGGAACGCTCTATCTCCTCATCCTCCTGGGTGGGTACGTGGGGGCGAGTGCCGCGGGACTCGCCTGCCCGGACTGGCCCCTGTGCCGGGGACGGATCCTCCCGCCCCCGCTTCCAGGGGTGCACGTGCACTTCACCCACCGGGTGCTCGCCCTCGTGGGACTTGTGCTCTTGGCGGGGCTCGTGAGGCGCACCCGATCCCTCACTCCCGGACCCCGGAGGGCCGCACACCTTGCCGCCGCCCTCTACGGGCTCCAGATCCTGGTGGGCGCCCTCAACAAGTGGTTCCTGCTGCATCCCGCGGTGGTCTCCGTGCACCTGGCATTGGCAGCCCTCATCTGGGGTGCGGTGGTGACGGTCTTCTGCCTGGAGGGGGCACGGAGATGA
- the tkt gene encoding transketolase, translating into MEDRALDELCINTIRTLALDAIQRANSGHPGAVLGFAPAAYVLWTKFLKHNPKNPDWPDRDRFVLSAGHASMLLYALLYLTGYDLSLEDLRNFRQWGSRTPGHPERRLTPGVEVTTGPLGQGFGNGVGMAIAERHLAAVFNRPGYEIVDHYVYAMVSDGDLMEGVAAEAASLAGHLRLGKLVYLYDCNRVTLSESTDLSFTEEVAKRFEAYGWHVQDVPDGNDLEAIEASIRAAREELDRPSLILIHTRIGYGSPKEGSYEVHGTPLGEEGVRITKRNLGWPYEEPFTVPEEALRHFRKAVERGERWEAEWRRTFEAWAQAYPDLAALWHRAHRHELPEGWDRELPAFPAGEHLATRAASGRILNAIAPRVPWLVGGSADLNPSTNTAMRGLGDFQSPARRIGDPQGRSGGPVDYRGRNLHFGVREHAMGAIANGLAAHGGVRPFAATFLVFSDYMRPPIRLAALSELPVIYVFTHDSVFVGEDGPTHQPVEHLPSLRAIPNLLVIRPADAGETVEAWRVAMEHTAGPVALVLTRQPVPTLDRARYAPASGLRRGGYVLADSGEGPPELILLASGSEVALCVEVYERLVRRGIRARVVSLPCWELFDTQPREYREAVLPPHVARRIAVEAASPLGWERYVGCRGRIVALDRFGASAPYPVIAERLGFTPDRLERLSLELLEET; encoded by the coding sequence ATGGAGGACCGGGCGCTGGACGAGCTGTGCATCAACACCATCCGAACGTTGGCCCTCGACGCCATCCAGCGGGCCAACTCCGGACACCCGGGGGCGGTGCTGGGGTTCGCGCCCGCTGCCTATGTCCTGTGGACGAAATTCCTGAAGCACAACCCGAAGAACCCGGACTGGCCCGACCGCGATCGGTTCGTGCTCTCCGCGGGCCACGCCTCCATGCTCCTCTACGCCCTCTTATACCTCACGGGCTACGATCTCTCCCTGGAGGATCTCCGGAATTTCCGGCAGTGGGGAAGCCGCACCCCGGGACACCCGGAGCGTCGCCTCACCCCGGGCGTGGAGGTGACCACAGGGCCGCTCGGGCAGGGCTTCGGGAACGGGGTGGGCATGGCCATCGCGGAGCGCCACCTCGCCGCGGTGTTCAACCGTCCCGGGTACGAGATCGTGGATCACTACGTGTACGCCATGGTCTCGGACGGCGACCTCATGGAAGGGGTGGCCGCGGAGGCCGCCAGCCTCGCGGGGCACCTACGGCTCGGCAAGCTCGTCTACCTGTACGATTGCAACCGGGTGACCCTGAGCGAGAGCACGGACCTTTCCTTCACGGAGGAGGTGGCGAAGCGGTTCGAGGCGTACGGATGGCACGTGCAGGACGTCCCGGACGGCAACGATCTCGAAGCCATCGAGGCGTCCATCCGCGCGGCCCGGGAGGAGCTGGATCGGCCCTCCCTGATCCTGATCCACACCCGGATTGGCTACGGGAGCCCCAAAGAGGGGTCCTATGAGGTCCACGGAACACCCCTGGGAGAGGAAGGGGTCCGGATCACCAAGCGGAACCTGGGCTGGCCCTATGAGGAGCCCTTCACGGTCCCGGAAGAGGCACTGCGGCATTTCCGGAAGGCGGTGGAGCGGGGAGAGCGGTGGGAGGCGGAGTGGCGACGGACCTTCGAGGCATGGGCCCAGGCCTACCCGGATCTCGCCGCCCTCTGGCACCGCGCGCACCGTCACGAGCTTCCCGAAGGATGGGACCGGGAGTTGCCCGCTTTCCCGGCGGGAGAGCACCTCGCCACCCGTGCGGCCAGCGGGCGGATCCTCAATGCCATCGCGCCGCGCGTGCCGTGGTTGGTGGGCGGCTCCGCGGATCTCAACCCCTCCACCAACACCGCCATGAGGGGGCTTGGGGATTTCCAGAGCCCCGCGCGCCGCATCGGGGATCCTCAGGGCCGTAGCGGCGGCCCCGTGGACTACCGCGGCCGCAACCTGCACTTCGGAGTCCGGGAGCACGCCATGGGTGCGATCGCGAACGGGCTTGCGGCCCACGGCGGGGTGCGCCCCTTCGCGGCCACCTTCCTCGTGTTCAGCGACTACATGCGTCCCCCGATCCGGCTCGCAGCCCTGAGCGAGCTTCCCGTCATCTACGTCTTCACGCACGACTCGGTCTTCGTGGGCGAGGATGGCCCCACCCATCAGCCCGTGGAGCACCTCCCTTCCCTCCGGGCCATCCCCAACCTCCTCGTGATCCGGCCCGCGGACGCGGGCGAAACCGTGGAGGCCTGGCGGGTGGCCATGGAGCACACCGCGGGCCCCGTGGCTCTGGTGCTCACCCGGCAACCGGTCCCGACCCTCGACCGCGCCCGGTACGCGCCCGCAAGCGGCCTGCGCCGGGGAGGATACGTGTTGGCGGACTCCGGGGAGGGCCCTCCGGAACTCATCCTCCTCGCCAGCGGATCCGAGGTTGCGCTGTGCGTGGAAGTGTACGAGCGGTTGGTACGCCGGGGCATCCGGGCCCGGGTGGTCAGCCTCCCGTGCTGGGAGCTGTTCGATACCCAACCCCGGGAGTATCGGGAGGCCGTGCTGCCTCCGCACGTGGCGCGCCGCATCGCGGTAGAGGCGGCAAGTCCCCTCGGGTGGGAGCGATACGTGGGCTGCCGGGGTCGGATCGTGGCCCTGGACCGGTTCGGGGCCTCCGCGCCCTACCCGGTGATCGCGGAGCGGCTCGGGTTCACCCCGGATCGCCTTGAGCGGTTGAGCCTGGAGCTCTTAGAGGAGACCTAG